A single region of the Vicia villosa cultivar HV-30 ecotype Madison, WI linkage group LG4, Vvil1.0, whole genome shotgun sequence genome encodes:
- the LOC131600330 gene encoding serine/threonine-protein kinase SAPK1-like, giving the protein MERYKILRDIGSGNFGVARLAKHISTGELVAIKYIERGYKIDENVQREIINHQSLRHPNIIRFKEVFVTPTHLAIVLEYAAGGELFDRICLAGRFSEDEARYFFQQLISGVSYCHSMEICHRDLKLENTLLDGNPIPQLKICDFGFSKSAILHSQPKSTVGTPAYIAPEILSRKEYDGKMADVWSCGVTLYVMLVGSYPFEDPDDPRNFRKNIAKIMNVEYSIPDYIRVSPDCSQLLSRIFVVDPTKRITVLEIKQHPWFLKNMPREVVENDRKCSKKSEKEEITSQSVDEIMGIVREAMIPCSIDADDVDEIEEKVDHSGDCV; this is encoded by the exons atggaACGTTACAAGATATTGAGGGATATTGGTTCAGGGAACTTTGGTGTGGCTAGGTTGGCCAAACACATCAGCACAGGAGAGCTTGTTGCTATCAAATATATTGAAAGAGGATATAAg ATTGATGAGAATGTTCAAAGGGAGATAATTAACCATCAATCTTTAAGGCATCCAAATATCATCAGATTCAAAGAG GTTTTTGTGACACCTACTCATTTGGCTATTGTTCTTGAGTATGCTGCTGGTGGTGAACTTTTTGATAGAATATGTTTGGCCGGTCGATTTAGTGAAGATGAG GCAAGATATTTCTTTCAACAACTAATATCTGGAGTTAGCTATTGTCATTCCATG GAAATTTGTCATAGAGACTTGAAATTGGAAAACACTCTATTGGATGGAAATCCAATTCCTCAGCTTAAAATTTGTGACTTTGGTTTCTCCAAG TCTGCTATACTCCACTCTCAACCTAAATCAACAGTTGGAACACCTGCATACATTGCACCTGAGATTTTGTCTAGAAAGGAGTATGATGGAAAG ATGGCAGATGTATGGTCATGTGGTGTAACTCTTTATGTTATGCTAGTTGGATCATATCCATTTGAAGACCCAGATGATCCCAGAAATTTTAGAAAGAATATTGCG AAAATAATGAATGTTGAATACTCTATACCTGATTATATACGTGTATCACCAGACTGTAGTCAACTTTTATCTCGTATTTTTGTTGTCGATCCAACTAag AGGATTACAGTGTTAGAGATAAAACAACACCCTTGGTTTTTGAAGAACATGCCTAGAGAAGTGGTGGAGAATGATAGAAAATGTAGCAAGAAatcagaaaaagaagaaataacAAGTCAAAGTGTGGATGAAATTATGGGAATTGTACGAGAAGCAATGATTCCATGTTCAATAGATGCTGATGATGTCGATGAgattgaagagaaggttgaccaCAGTGGTGATTGTGTGTGA
- the LOC131598334 gene encoding uncharacterized protein LOC131598334: MEAVVSTSSMSILVNGSPTSEFSVSRGLRQGDPLSPFLFTIVAEGLAELVRREVNRGSYNGFRISEEVEYTLLHFADDTLMIGDGSLDNLWALKAIFRGFEMVSGLKINFSKSKLYGIGMREYDLEASSQFLGCKLDQFPCKFLGIMIGGSHRKVNFWNSVIKTMKSKLSAWKSRNLSFGGRFTLINSVLTNLPIYQLSFYNLPVKVVHQIITIQRDFLWQGAAGKRSLAWGRYGDVRERILKGAEYTPNNSDSLWWRDVMAVCEEPHGILSKIYVKLGDGNIALFWKSLWFGNVFVTPTHLAIVLEYVVSGFPVSWIRSSLSQPLFFKGRLLVDEVVVVNGLVDLVKRSKKFFLLFKVVFKKAYDFVSWSFLDYMLYTFGFNDKWRSWIRVYVFSDNLTILVNGCPTHRISIQKVLKQGDLLATFLFLLVAEGLSSLIFRAVELYLLSGVRVRASNVVVSHV; this comes from the exons ATGGAAGCGGTGGTTTCCACTAGTTCAATGTCTATTTTAGTCAACGGAAGCCCGACGTCAGAATTTTCTGTTTCAAGGGGACTCCGCCAAGGTGATCCACTGTCTCCTTTTCTGTTTACTATTGTTGCTGAAGGTTTGGCTGAGTTGGTAAGGCGGGAAGTCAACAGAGGAAGCTACAACGGATTCCGAATTTCAGAGGAAGTAGAGTACACGTTACTACATTTTGCTGACGACACGCTAATGATTGGGGATGGATCTCTAGATAACCTATGGGCTCTTAAGGCTATTTTTCGAGGGTTTGAGATGGTTTCTGGTCTAAAAATAAACTTCAGTAAAAGCAAGCTCTATGGTATTGGCATGAGGGAGTATGATTTGGAGGCTTCATCTCAATTCTTGGGATGTAAATTAGATCAATTTCCTTGTAAGTTTCTAGGCATTATGATTGGTGGTAGTCATCGGAAAGTTAATTTTTGGAATTCGGTTATCAAGACAATGAAGTCAAAGTTGTCAGCTTGGAAGAGCAGGAATTTATCGTTCGGGGGAAGGTTCACATTAATAAATTCTGTTTTGACAAATCTCCCAATCTATCAACTGTCTTTCTATAATCTGCCAGTGAAAGTGGTGCACCAAATCATTACAATCCAAAGGGATTTCTTGTGGCAAGGGGCAGCGGGTAAGAGGAGTTTGGCGTGG GGGAGATATGGAGATGTTAGGGAGAGGATTTTGAAGGGAGCAGAATATACCCCAAACAACTCAGATTCTTTATGGTGGAGGGATGTCATGGCTGTGTGCGAAGAGCCTCATGGAATCCTAAGTAAAATTTATGTTAAATTGGGCGATGGAAATATAGCTTTATTTTGGAAATCTCTATGGTTTGGAAAC GTATTTGTGACACCTACTCATTTGGCTATTGTTCTTGAGTATGTTGTTAGTG GCTTTCCAGTGTCCTGGATAAGATCATCTCTTAGTCAGCCCCTTTTTTTCAAAGGTAGACTCTTAGTGGATGAGGTGGTTGTTGTAAATGGGCTTGTGGACCTTGTTAAGCGTAGTAAGAAATTTTTCCTCCTCTTTAAAGTTGTTTTTAAGAAAGCCTATGATTTTGTTAGCTGGTCTTTCCTTGACTATATGCTCTATACATTTGGGTTTAATGATAAGTGGCGGAGCTGGATTAGAGTTTATGTGTTTTCTGATAATCTGACGATCTTGGTTAATGGTTGTCCGACCCATAGAATTAGTATCCAAAAGGTGCTGAAGCAAGGTGACCTCCTAGCTACATTCCTTTTCCTCCTGGTAGCTGAAGGCCTAAGTAGTCTGATTTTTAGGGCGGTTGAGCTGTATCTTTTGTCTGGTGTTAGAGTTAGGGCATCAAATGTGGTGGTCTCTCATGTTTAG